In the genome of Pseudomonadota bacterium, one region contains:
- a CDS encoding pyrimidine/purine nucleoside phosphorylase, whose product MSEFNNVTVVKRANIYFDGRVTSRTLHFPDGSLKTLGFMQPGEYEFNTGDPEVMEIQSGELEVLLPGSTAWQAVGAGESFSVPGAAAFTVRVHTPTDYICSFLR is encoded by the coding sequence ATGTCTGAATTCAACAACGTCACGGTCGTGAAACGCGCCAACATCTACTTCGACGGCAGGGTGACCAGCCGTACCCTGCATTTCCCCGACGGTTCCTTGAAAACGCTCGGTTTCATGCAGCCGGGCGAATACGAATTCAATACCGGGGATCCGGAGGTCATGGAGATCCAGTCGGGTGAGCTCGAGGTGCTGCTGCCGGGCAGCACGGCATGGCAAGCTGTCGGCGCCGGCGAATCCTTCAGCGTGCCGGGTGCCGCGGCGTTCACCGTGCGGGTCCATACCCCCACCGACTACATCTGCAGTTTCCTCCGGTAA